The following proteins are encoded in a genomic region of Paenibacillus sp. FSL R7-0273:
- a CDS encoding LamG-like jellyroll fold domain-containing protein, whose amino-acid sequence MKTLKSWMYKCAIAAVSVILAATPVFPAEAAGGTTRLSAGTVLSSAVSDDGIRAGVTDSTYIEAPAIELPAEAAVTVTASAYGNAVRYPFDGNAGSEDGLADAAVSGSHVYVEGRVGQSISLNGSDSYVTLPATLPPAAADEITVSAWVNWKGGKDWQRIFDFGNGTTQYMFLTPKTGNYMRFAVKNGGSEQSVQTAQLVANQWVHVAVTLGGGKARLYVNGEQQAEANVSIKPSQIKPSLNYLGKSRFADPLFNGSLDEFRIYNYALDAAELQALYMSSSVDSAIDQARKIAAEGQRYYSDETWSRLLEVLEQAELLRADPAAEQAALLAAAAELVAAMQSLAEPLPVFINNTGTELLHPAVSVAPQELLRVREHILNKEQPWYGYYTAFAASSFASKSYAIKNDKDPAAAFGQLVPNYSYNNYSTSLFNNQMTQDATAAYYQAVMYFMTGDADYREKAMRIVLLWGSLDPSLAKYVTDAHIQQGPPMYMMNAAAELLRYTSTGREELEWKEEYSQQYSDNFQKPALRLWMERNTNWLNQHQTSVMATLSSYVFMDSKADYERILEWATVNAGTSMPYQNGAIANAMFEFTVDSSGNELPEPVIAVKEMVRDQPHSFDNIEGLAVLAAIISAQGTLLDPVKGTAASDANGVDVYSFMNDRLIKGVNYYYKYNLGYDVPFNDGLNAPVSPDRRGRLSGREDYYYIYKYGKGYTDNNPDFQYVAEAMYRSWEVYGLTVNDSWLYILEAAAGTAVPPVLAQENGGIVPYQLETRFTPFGSSAVRTAEAVRVETSAEGTLFAVYGLNIWRGGDLAVRIKSDAITTLALQGDTDKEPFTSFRLPDTGGEWKYAVINLSALPATAFQADSILYFRVSGEPGDSIELDHVLVNSTTVKSPAFKGNASTLGLDAYPSAQLQYDVSNAAANAGQSLTYGISGDNAGFLADAEISVSNVGVLTGKLPASQPPGDYSFYVTLTNGTAIKLLEVTVTVAGLYSDTIANVISAYDPAQKYETAGYTLFRSKYDAALALISSGDEAARNTALLELKEAVIGLRLLNPLLDDGALDLTGIASGAADSASINMASLVDLYASGIPIRWIADEKQFTIDFGAGFKVKPDAFRLLPDAAFPARSEGAVILASNDYANWVRISDDISEYTTSWFSYTVKNEYKDTGFRYFRLKDITAGVLNKDDYTEDQPFTVADLHIFGERYETAGVVRDISLTVQNAVPVQDTLPVPPRAVIGDKVVLSFSADEPIGNIRAAIQGESVQVTDHQNGTYTAEYTVSAGTKPGYAAISLDYTLADGTPADTVYSYPDSYTAGANNTQVSRKILVSNTANEINAAAEAYITGSDNTLDAGEIPLLFDGKISTFPDVRAGGGGYGTYTLDFGATDSSKRVQLDRIEILNRNGFPARASGVSVSASADGVNWITVSGGSKNYSYDTWQPVSVLDRYKDAGFRYLRINGGNWYGNISELRLFGQTGTDLAGYDPVYTITTTANDPAAGTTIVYVNPNGLPPAPQPSGNEGSVLTVHGDLTAVTVLAVPAPGYEFVKWVEPVSFYGLSAGYLWTEYPLFNLTTYAGGYLGGVKTYNVTRDWNLQAVFRKTGGTGPSDATAAPGKPVLSDNNGHDTGLKDGSYTVTMNLWWGENGTAFKLYENGRLISTQELKSSSPQAQTAKAEISGRTNGTYTYVGELINSYGTVKSDPLTVSVTDAAPGKPVLSHDNWDADGSYSITMNLWWGTNASEYRLYENDRLVESQKLSEATPAAQTAVTVLSGKTAGVYEYRAVLVNAAGETESGTISVAVK is encoded by the coding sequence ATGAAAACGCTAAAAAGCTGGATGTACAAATGTGCAATTGCGGCAGTGTCGGTTATCCTGGCGGCTACGCCGGTATTCCCCGCAGAGGCTGCGGGCGGTACAACTCGGCTGTCTGCCGGAACCGTCCTATCCTCTGCTGTGTCAGACGATGGAATACGTGCCGGGGTTACGGACTCCACTTATATTGAAGCCCCGGCAATTGAATTGCCCGCTGAAGCTGCAGTCACCGTTACAGCGTCTGCTTACGGGAATGCAGTCCGCTACCCGTTTGACGGCAACGCCGGCAGTGAGGATGGCCTGGCTGATGCGGCGGTATCCGGAAGTCATGTCTATGTGGAGGGCCGGGTCGGGCAGTCAATCAGCCTGAACGGAAGCGACAGCTATGTGACCCTGCCGGCCACTCTTCCGCCAGCGGCTGCCGACGAAATTACCGTATCCGCCTGGGTGAACTGGAAGGGCGGAAAGGACTGGCAGCGTATCTTCGACTTCGGAAACGGCACGACCCAATATATGTTCCTGACGCCCAAGACAGGCAATTACATGCGGTTTGCCGTCAAGAACGGCGGGAGTGAGCAATCCGTCCAGACGGCCCAGCTCGTGGCGAACCAGTGGGTGCATGTGGCTGTGACGCTGGGCGGCGGCAAGGCGCGCCTGTATGTAAACGGGGAGCAGCAGGCCGAAGCCAATGTGTCGATTAAACCTAGCCAGATTAAACCATCGCTTAATTACCTTGGGAAGAGCCGGTTTGCTGACCCTCTGTTCAACGGCTCGCTGGATGAATTCCGGATCTATAATTATGCCTTGGATGCAGCTGAGCTTCAAGCCCTCTATATGTCCTCAAGCGTGGACTCAGCTATTGACCAGGCCCGGAAAATCGCCGCAGAAGGACAACGGTACTATTCAGACGAAACGTGGAGCAGACTGCTGGAGGTTCTGGAGCAGGCTGAGCTGCTTAGGGCCGATCCGGCTGCGGAGCAAGCCGCTCTTCTGGCGGCTGCGGCAGAGCTGGTGGCTGCGATGCAGAGTCTGGCTGAGCCGCTGCCGGTATTCATCAACAATACGGGGACAGAGCTGCTTCATCCCGCTGTCAGTGTTGCCCCGCAGGAGCTGCTGCGGGTGAGGGAGCACATTCTAAACAAAGAGCAGCCGTGGTACGGGTATTATACAGCCTTTGCCGCCAGCAGCTTTGCCTCCAAATCGTATGCCATTAAAAATGATAAAGATCCGGCGGCAGCTTTCGGCCAGCTTGTGCCGAATTATTCCTATAACAACTATAGCACCAGTCTGTTCAACAACCAGATGACCCAGGATGCCACTGCGGCCTATTATCAGGCTGTCATGTACTTTATGACCGGGGATGCGGATTACCGGGAAAAGGCCATGCGTATCGTTCTGTTATGGGGGAGCCTTGACCCGTCGCTGGCAAAATACGTGACGGATGCGCATATTCAGCAGGGACCGCCCATGTACATGATGAATGCCGCAGCGGAATTGCTGCGCTACACAAGCACAGGCCGTGAGGAGCTGGAGTGGAAGGAGGAATACTCGCAGCAGTACAGCGATAACTTCCAGAAGCCGGCGCTCAGGCTTTGGATGGAACGCAACACCAACTGGCTGAACCAGCATCAGACCTCGGTCATGGCTACGTTATCCTCTTACGTGTTCATGGACAGCAAAGCCGACTATGAACGCATCCTGGAGTGGGCGACTGTAAATGCCGGCACGAGCATGCCGTATCAGAACGGGGCAATTGCCAATGCCATGTTTGAATTTACGGTAGACAGCAGCGGTAACGAGCTTCCTGAGCCGGTTATAGCCGTTAAAGAGATGGTCCGCGACCAGCCGCATTCCTTTGACAATATTGAAGGTCTGGCTGTTTTGGCTGCGATCATTTCCGCTCAAGGCACATTGCTTGATCCGGTTAAAGGAACAGCAGCATCGGATGCTAACGGTGTCGATGTATATTCTTTTATGAACGACAGGCTGATCAAGGGTGTGAACTATTACTATAAATATAATCTTGGATATGATGTGCCCTTTAACGACGGTCTGAATGCCCCGGTTAGCCCGGACAGGCGGGGACGGCTCAGCGGCCGCGAGGATTACTATTATATCTATAAATATGGAAAAGGCTATACGGACAATAACCCTGACTTTCAGTATGTAGCGGAAGCCATGTACCGGAGCTGGGAAGTGTACGGACTGACTGTCAACGATTCCTGGCTCTATATCCTTGAGGCGGCTGCAGGAACAGCCGTACCTCCAGTACTCGCCCAGGAGAATGGGGGGATAGTGCCATACCAGCTGGAGACGCGGTTTACCCCGTTTGGGAGCAGCGCAGTCCGGACAGCGGAGGCAGTCCGGGTGGAGACTTCAGCGGAGGGCACCCTCTTTGCCGTTTACGGGCTGAACATCTGGCGGGGCGGTGATCTGGCTGTCAGGATCAAAAGCGATGCTATTACAACGCTGGCTCTGCAGGGCGACACAGACAAGGAGCCGTTTACTTCGTTCCGGCTGCCCGATACCGGAGGGGAATGGAAATATGCGGTTATCAATCTCTCCGCTCTGCCTGCTACCGCATTTCAGGCGGATTCGATCCTTTATTTCAGAGTATCCGGGGAGCCTGGCGATTCTATCGAATTAGACCATGTACTCGTCAACAGCACTACAGTTAAATCGCCGGCTTTCAAAGGAAATGCCAGTACGCTCGGGCTGGATGCCTATCCGTCAGCACAGCTGCAGTATGATGTCTCCAATGCAGCGGCAAATGCCGGGCAGAGCTTAACCTATGGCATTTCAGGAGATAATGCGGGCTTCCTGGCGGATGCCGAAATTTCCGTCAGCAATGTGGGCGTACTGACCGGGAAGCTGCCGGCATCGCAGCCGCCCGGCGATTATTCCTTCTATGTGACGCTAACAAACGGAACTGCTATTAAGCTGCTGGAAGTCACTGTAACGGTGGCCGGTCTTTATAGCGATACAATTGCGAATGTGATCAGCGCCTATGATCCGGCCCAAAAGTATGAGACAGCCGGCTATACCCTGTTCCGCAGCAAATATGATGCTGCACTGGCGCTCATCAGCTCCGGTGATGAAGCGGCGCGGAATACGGCGCTGCTGGAGCTTAAGGAAGCGGTAATCGGGCTGCGGCTGCTGAACCCGCTGCTTGATGACGGGGCGCTTGATCTGACCGGCATAGCTTCCGGGGCTGCGGACAGCGCAAGCATCAATATGGCTTCGCTGGTTGACCTGTATGCATCCGGCATTCCGATCCGCTGGATTGCGGATGAGAAGCAGTTCACAATTGATTTCGGTGCAGGCTTTAAGGTGAAGCCGGATGCGTTCAGGCTGCTGCCGGACGCAGCGTTCCCTGCCCGATCTGAGGGAGCCGTTATTCTGGCCTCCAATGATTATGCGAACTGGGTGCGGATCTCTGATGATATTTCAGAATATACCACCAGCTGGTTCAGCTATACGGTGAAGAATGAATATAAGGATACGGGCTTCCGCTACTTCCGCCTGAAAGACATTACGGCAGGAGTGTTGAACAAGGATGATTACACGGAGGATCAGCCGTTTACTGTTGCGGATCTGCATATTTTCGGGGAACGTTATGAAACGGCCGGTGTGGTCAGGGATATCAGTCTGACCGTGCAGAATGCCGTGCCGGTGCAGGATACGCTGCCGGTTCCGCCAAGAGCGGTCATCGGGGATAAAGTGGTTCTGTCCTTCTCAGCGGATGAACCGATCGGCAATATCCGGGCTGCGATCCAAGGGGAGTCTGTACAGGTTACAGACCACCAGAACGGCACCTATACGGCCGAGTACACCGTCAGTGCCGGAACGAAGCCGGGCTATGCCGCCATTTCGCTCGATTACACTTTGGCAGACGGTACTCCGGCGGATACCGTATACAGCTACCCTGACAGCTATACCGCAGGTGCAAACAATACACAGGTGTCCCGGAAAATTCTCGTTTCAAATACGGCAAACGAGATTAATGCGGCAGCCGAGGCGTATATTACCGGTTCGGACAATACCCTGGATGCGGGCGAGATCCCCCTATTGTTCGACGGGAAAATATCGACCTTCCCGGATGTAAGAGCCGGGGGCGGCGGATACGGAACTTACACCCTTGATTTTGGCGCAACCGACAGCAGCAAACGGGTTCAGCTTGACCGTATTGAAATACTGAACCGCAACGGATTCCCGGCCAGAGCTTCTGGAGTGTCTGTAAGCGCCTCGGCAGACGGAGTGAACTGGATAACGGTCTCCGGAGGCTCCAAAAACTACAGCTATGACACATGGCAGCCGGTCAGCGTGCTGGACCGGTACAAGGACGCCGGGTTCCGTTATTTGCGGATTAACGGCGGCAACTGGTACGGCAATATTTCGGAGCTGCGGCTCTTCGGGCAGACAGGCACGGATCTCGCAGGCTACGATCCTGTCTACACAATCACCACAACAGCCAATGATCCTGCGGCCGGGACAACGATAGTGTATGTTAATCCGAATGGCCTGCCGCCTGCCCCGCAGCCTTCAGGGAATGAAGGAAGCGTGTTGACGGTGCATGGGGACCTTACAGCCGTTACAGTTCTTGCGGTTCCCGCGCCCGGCTATGAATTTGTGAAATGGGTTGAGCCGGTAAGCTTTTACGGCTTATCTGCGGGTTATCTGTGGACGGAATACCCGCTGTTTAATCTGACAACGTATGCCGGCGGTTATCTTGGAGGGGTCAAAACCTACAATGTAACGCGCGACTGGAACCTGCAGGCGGTGTTCCGCAAGACCGGAGGAACCGGGCCCTCTGACGCAACTGCTGCACCCGGCAAGCCGGTGCTGTCTGACAACAACGGGCATGATACAGGACTCAAAGACGGCAGCTACACCGTCACTATGAATCTATGGTGGGGAGAGAACGGGACTGCGTTCAAGCTGTATGAAAACGGCAGGCTGATCTCTACCCAGGAGCTGAAGAGCAGCTCCCCGCAGGCCCAGACCGCCAAGGCAGAAATATCCGGCAGAACGAACGGGACCTATACGTATGTCGGTGAGCTGATCAATAGCTACGGAACGGTGAAAAGTGATCCGCTGACCGTCAGCGTGACGGATGCAGCTCCCGGCAAACCGGTGTTATCCCATGACAACTGGGATGCTGACGGCAGCTACAGCATTACCATGAACCTGTGGTGGGGCACGAATGCTTCGGAATACCGCCTGTATGAGAACGACAGGCTGGTAGAGTCGCAAAAGCTCAGCGAAGCTACACCGGCTGCCCAGACAGCAGTAACGGTACTGTCAGGAAAAACGGCAGGAGTGTATGAGTATCGTGCTGTTCTGGTGAATGCGGCAGGCGAGACAGAGAGCGGGACAATATCTGTAGCTGTAAAGTAA
- a CDS encoding glycosyl hydrolase family 28 protein yields MDKLVVYTAPPGVPGREDFAVYVRVPGEAWQQLFVYEVKVDMHNVRCASMAYFDMSGKVEVRIQSLGQPIHEAVIRPLSAGLPFEHTGRELTFMLDRPQKLSIEINGERFSNLHLFANPCERDAPDPQQENVLLLQPAIHRTEDIFRLLAQAEGTGGRVRDTLYFAPGMHYIEETLLRIPSGITVYIAGGAVVAGSMVCDHVHDVSIRGRGIIRLSDFHRFSAFRGIRIKFSEHISVEGIITLDPPHYSIYLGKSQHVSIRNFKSFSTRGWSDGIDMMACTDIEIDDVFLRTSDDCIAIYGSRWDYYGNSSGIRVRNSILWADVAHPLMIGTHGDHHGDGDIIEDIVFENIDILEHHEPQTNYMGAMAINAGDKNTVRNVLYRNIRVEPFELGRLIDLRVVWNKDYNPVPGHRIEQIRFEDVSYNGENAHPSQIFGYDDERTADHVSFKRLKVNGQTILQPEQGVLEVNEYARGILFEE; encoded by the coding sequence ATGGATAAGCTTGTGGTTTATACTGCCCCGCCGGGCGTACCCGGCAGGGAGGATTTTGCAGTGTATGTACGGGTTCCGGGGGAAGCCTGGCAGCAGCTGTTTGTGTATGAGGTAAAGGTGGATATGCACAATGTGCGTTGTGCTTCTATGGCCTATTTTGACATGAGCGGGAAAGTGGAGGTAAGGATACAAAGTCTGGGTCAGCCAATTCATGAAGCCGTAATCCGTCCGCTCTCAGCGGGCCTCCCGTTTGAGCATACCGGCCGGGAATTGACCTTTATGCTGGACCGTCCGCAAAAGCTGTCCATAGAAATCAACGGGGAACGGTTCAGTAATCTGCATCTGTTCGCGAACCCCTGTGAGCGTGATGCACCGGACCCGCAGCAGGAGAACGTTCTCCTGCTGCAGCCGGCCATCCACCGGACAGAGGATATCTTCCGTCTGCTGGCACAGGCTGAGGGAACAGGCGGGCGGGTGCGGGATACGCTTTATTTTGCACCGGGCATGCATTACATCGAGGAGACGCTGCTAAGGATTCCATCCGGGATAACCGTATATATTGCCGGCGGCGCCGTTGTGGCAGGCTCCATGGTCTGCGATCACGTGCACGATGTTTCTATACGCGGCAGAGGGATTATCCGGCTGTCTGATTTTCACCGCTTCTCGGCCTTCCGCGGCATCCGGATTAAGTTCTCGGAGCATATCTCTGTTGAAGGGATTATTACGCTGGACCCGCCTCATTACAGCATATATCTGGGTAAGTCCCAGCATGTGTCCATCCGTAATTTCAAATCCTTCAGCACCCGGGGCTGGTCGGACGGCATTGATATGATGGCCTGCACTGACATAGAGATTGATGATGTTTTCCTGCGTACTTCGGATGACTGCATCGCGATCTACGGCTCACGCTGGGATTATTACGGGAACAGCAGCGGCATCCGGGTGCGTAATTCCATCCTCTGGGCGGACGTTGCCCATCCGCTGATGATCGGTACCCACGGTGACCATCACGGGGACGGGGACATTATTGAGGATATCGTGTTCGAGAACATCGATATTCTGGAGCATCATGAGCCGCAGACCAATTATATGGGAGCCATGGCTATCAATGCCGGAGATAAAAACACAGTCAGGAATGTCCTATACCGGAACATCCGGGTCGAGCCCTTCGAGCTAGGCCGCCTGATCGACCTGAGGGTGGTATGGAATAAGGACTACAATCCCGTCCCCGGACACCGGATTGAGCAGATCCGCTTTGAGGATGTTTCGTATAACGGGGAAAATGCACACCCTAGCCAAATTTTTGGCTATGACGATGAACGGACCGCCGATCATGTGAGCTTCAAGCGCCTTAAGGTAAACGGGCAGACGATTCTGCAGCCGGAGCAGGGCGTGCTTGAGGTGAATGAGTATGCGCGGGGGATTTTGTTTGAGGAGTAA
- a CDS encoding DUF3502 domain-containing protein → MKRKQITKTMFVTSMALLLGLSTACSNSNSGSGNSGSEPAKTGNSAATDAPKEIVELKAITMGNEPKSGLDNFYKELDALTEKDLGIRVRFDYIPWGDEKNQISRAIAAKEYDLYVGGAWSDFANFATKNAFADLTPLLEETPDLVEHYKGSLERVKIDGKVFGIPQYNKPGGGGEGMLYREDLRQKWGLPEINSLETAEQYLYKAKEEYPSTPMLNDKRFGTNIYSQLIASKYYTVAADYAVASFDDPYKIISIYDTPEYKEAVAKAKQWYDDGIVDHDVLAAQGNATAETLELMKVDQKPLEFNNHLGAISNNYINQLKEALPDSTYGWYDFLMDNNAPAFLPRMSPSTITMISVGANTQHALEALKFIEKAHTDQTYYNLLAYGVEGENYKVDADGYILYEGIPTDNIKPAWTGLYDGYQALQVNYPGEWKAIFDNIQAEGAKRAEAGGTDPYEGFSFDTSSLASELSNLETVKTQYIQPLSVGMTNDIDGDLAKVQKQLKDAGFDTYLAELQKQVDAFKASK, encoded by the coding sequence TTGAAAAGAAAGCAAATCACAAAGACAATGTTCGTCACATCGATGGCCTTATTGCTGGGCCTGTCTACAGCCTGCTCAAATTCGAATTCAGGCAGCGGCAACAGCGGAAGTGAGCCTGCTAAGACCGGTAACTCGGCGGCAACGGATGCACCGAAAGAAATCGTTGAATTGAAAGCGATTACGATGGGGAATGAACCGAAAAGCGGGCTGGATAACTTTTATAAAGAGCTGGACGCTTTGACTGAAAAGGATCTCGGTATCCGGGTCCGGTTCGATTATATCCCGTGGGGCGATGAGAAAAACCAGATCAGCCGGGCTATCGCCGCCAAGGAATATGATCTTTATGTCGGCGGTGCGTGGTCTGATTTTGCCAACTTTGCCACCAAGAACGCATTCGCCGATCTGACGCCGCTTCTGGAAGAAACGCCAGATCTGGTAGAGCACTACAAAGGCTCGCTCGAACGCGTAAAAATCGACGGCAAGGTATTCGGCATTCCGCAATACAACAAGCCGGGCGGCGGCGGGGAAGGCATGCTGTACCGTGAGGACCTGCGCCAGAAATGGGGACTTCCGGAGATCAACAGCCTGGAAACAGCCGAGCAGTATCTCTACAAGGCCAAAGAGGAATATCCGTCTACCCCGATGCTCAACGACAAGCGGTTTGGCACTAATATTTACTCCCAGCTGATTGCCAGCAAATACTATACGGTTGCCGCCGATTATGCTGTAGCCTCCTTTGATGATCCTTACAAGATAATCAGCATATACGATACGCCTGAGTATAAAGAGGCTGTAGCCAAGGCCAAGCAATGGTACGACGACGGCATCGTCGACCATGACGTGCTTGCTGCACAGGGCAATGCTACTGCCGAAACGCTGGAGCTGATGAAGGTGGACCAGAAGCCGCTCGAATTCAACAATCACCTCGGTGCAATCAGTAACAACTATATTAACCAGCTTAAAGAAGCGCTCCCGGATTCAACCTATGGCTGGTATGACTTCTTGATGGATAATAATGCTCCGGCCTTCCTGCCTAGAATGTCGCCAAGCACCATTACGATGATTTCTGTAGGCGCCAATACTCAACATGCCCTGGAAGCACTGAAATTTATTGAAAAAGCGCATACCGACCAGACCTATTACAATTTACTCGCTTATGGTGTAGAGGGCGAAAATTACAAGGTTGATGCTGACGGTTATATCCTGTATGAGGGCATTCCAACCGATAATATCAAGCCTGCCTGGACAGGGCTGTATGACGGTTATCAGGCTCTTCAGGTCAATTACCCGGGAGAGTGGAAGGCGATCTTCGATAACATTCAGGCTGAAGGCGCTAAGCGTGCTGAAGCCGGAGGTACCGACCCGTACGAAGGCTTCAGCTTTGATACCAGCTCGCTGGCCAGTGAGCTGTCCAATCTGGAGACGGTCAAAACCCAATATATCCAGCCGCTTAGCGTAGGGATGACCAATGACATCGACGGCGATCTCGCCAAAGTACAGAAGCAGCTGAAGGATGCGGGCTTCGATACCTATCTGGCTGAATTGCAGAAGCAGGTGGATGCATTCAAGGCATCCAAATAA
- a CDS encoding carbohydrate ABC transporter permease: MSSVAVDKHGSKIRKDAGTRIFDIFAVVTVSIGALLCVIPFIIMLSGSLSTESEVVRSGYSIIPKGFTLEAYRVVFTSLGNTIGRAYMVTIYVTAVGTFLGLLCTSMGGYVLSRPDFKHRDKVSFFVYFTTLFSGGLIPTYLVVANVLHLNHSLWSVILGGLMSAFNVFLFRNFIKGIPDALMESARIDGAGDFRIYWQIIIPLTKPAMATIGLFTALGYWNNWFTYSLYLITDKDKWGLQYLLYRMLSRVTDAVKGSDVLIIQQLPSETMKLATAMLVTGPVLLFYPFVQRYFVSGLVVGSVKG; the protein is encoded by the coding sequence GTGAGTTCTGTGGCTGTTGATAAGCACGGCAGTAAAATCCGCAAGGACGCGGGGACAAGAATATTTGATATTTTCGCTGTGGTGACGGTATCCATCGGCGCCTTGCTCTGCGTGATTCCGTTTATTATTATGCTCTCCGGTTCCCTGAGCACGGAGTCTGAGGTTGTGCGGAGCGGTTATTCGATTATACCCAAGGGCTTCACGCTGGAGGCCTACCGGGTTGTCTTCACTTCGCTGGGCAATACGATCGGCAGAGCCTATATGGTTACGATCTATGTTACGGCGGTTGGGACCTTTCTCGGTCTGCTGTGTACCTCAATGGGAGGATATGTGCTCTCCCGCCCGGATTTTAAGCACAGGGATAAGGTATCTTTCTTCGTCTACTTCACTACGCTGTTCAGCGGCGGTCTGATTCCTACCTATCTCGTTGTAGCCAATGTGCTGCATCTGAATCACTCGCTCTGGTCTGTCATTCTCGGCGGCCTGATGTCCGCGTTCAACGTATTCCTGTTCCGGAACTTTATCAAGGGTATTCCCGATGCGCTGATGGAATCTGCGAGAATTGACGGTGCCGGGGATTTCCGGATTTACTGGCAGATCATCATTCCGCTCACTAAGCCTGCCATGGCGACCATCGGCCTGTTCACCGCACTGGGCTACTGGAACAACTGGTTTACCTACAGCCTCTATCTGATCACGGATAAGGATAAATGGGGGCTGCAGTATCTGCTCTACCGCATGCTGTCCAGAGTGACGGATGCGGTCAAGGGCTCAGATGTCCTGATTATCCAGCAGCTGCCCAGTGAAACGATGAAGCTGGCTACGGCGATGCTGGTTACCGGCCCGGTTCTGCTGTTCTATCCGTTTGTGCAGCGTTATTTTGTCAGCGGTCTGGTAGTCGGAAGTGTGAAGGGGTAA
- a CDS encoding ABC transporter permease — MNQVSPAASKALNKKALKRKAKPFADFRAHKTYYFMLIPLFAYFIAFNYLPLAGLYNAFTDYDFSKGLLSPFVGLQNFEFLFKGGADSIIWKLTRNTILYNVAFIILSNVCQIGMAVLLKEIAFKRFVKTSQTLMFMPYFVSMVIIGSIIYNLFNFNYGVLNNMFTSLGMEKFDFYRTPWVWPIIIVVVEIWKSLGYGTVIYLASIMGIDESIYEAAYVDGASKWQRIRYVTLPLLKPTVIILLLFAVGGILKGQFDLFWNIVGNNGLLLNATDIIDTYVYRSLTVNFSINLGTAAGLYQSVFGLLLILTVNAIVRKFDRENSLF; from the coding sequence ATGAACCAGGTATCACCGGCTGCTTCGAAAGCGCTTAATAAGAAAGCGCTTAAACGAAAAGCTAAGCCATTCGCGGACTTTAGAGCGCACAAAACCTACTATTTTATGCTCATCCCGCTGTTCGCCTATTTTATAGCCTTTAACTACCTGCCGCTTGCCGGGCTGTACAATGCTTTTACCGATTATGATTTCAGCAAAGGACTCCTGAGCCCGTTCGTCGGCCTGCAGAATTTCGAGTTTCTGTTCAAGGGCGGGGCGGACTCGATTATCTGGAAGCTGACGCGCAATACCATCCTCTACAATGTGGCATTCATCATTCTTAGTAACGTGTGCCAGATCGGAATGGCAGTGCTGCTTAAGGAAATTGCGTTTAAACGGTTTGTTAAAACCTCGCAGACGCTGATGTTCATGCCTTATTTTGTCTCAATGGTTATTATCGGCTCCATCATCTATAACCTGTTCAATTTTAACTACGGCGTACTCAACAATATGTTCACTTCGCTGGGCATGGAAAAATTCGACTTCTACCGCACCCCATGGGTCTGGCCGATCATCATTGTTGTCGTTGAGATCTGGAAGAGCCTGGGCTATGGAACGGTCATTTATCTGGCTTCCATTATGGGGATCGACGAGAGCATTTATGAGGCAGCTTATGTGGATGGAGCTTCAAAGTGGCAGCGCATCCGTTATGTTACGCTTCCGCTGCTCAAGCCGACGGTCATTATTCTGCTGCTGTTCGCGGTTGGCGGAATACTGAAGGGACAATTCGACCTTTTCTGGAATATTGTCGGCAATAACGGGCTGCTGCTGAACGCGACGGACATCATTGACACTTATGTATACCGTTCACTGACCGTCAACTTCAGCATCAATCTGGGAACGGCTGCGGGCCTGTATCAATCCGTATTCGGGCTGCTGCTGATCCTGACCGTGAATGCAATTGTCCGGAAGTTCGACCGGGAAAACTCATTATTCTAG